In Halichondria panicea chromosome 13, odHalPani1.1, whole genome shotgun sequence, one genomic interval encodes:
- the LOC135346094 gene encoding rifampicin phosphotransferase-like isoform X1: MMVTEQDSSSIPIIIDSFSESCDHSLVGGKARNLWLLGKRVPASRVPDWFCVTTEAFTQFIQGNKLKNSLSVDSSDVKGSSERVGSLIMDSVVPGSLKDEIAQRLGQSPYSDGFVAVRSSGTDEDSSAHSFAGQFESYLFQSGGDMILKALKKCWSSCFSERVMRHRLDNGMPTTGLRMAVIIQVMVNSAVSGVAFSRHPLSPITKDAVLVEAVYGLGEGLVSGELEADRYEVSRQDFKVVSELAEKPEKFVQDASGGLRRESVEEGQQKTAALTDEQAVAIAKLLVDLEDAFGTPLDFEWGIEKAELYSLQARPIVTLPPTCFFDGSVPGNKPLLWDNSNIVESYAGVTSPLTFSFISHVYMEVYVLTLREVGVPSSIVSELRPNLENMLGLIRGNVYYNMISWYRCLTCIPVGDTSKYMETMMGVKQNLGPEMDAILGKIRDTAPKYSLWDKSKVFLSMLHKIYYIDSLVSQFFTNFNTHYADALATDFDNLSLPEQVDYIKHLYKNLIGKWEVPVMNDTYVMLFFGLLKKLVGQWMNLDSDKAQSLQNDLLCGQGDVESTEPTKSLMRIAEYIDTCEQREELRVWFAQCQAEVMDMLAAEEGRVAAIRERARVEPIGSTGLRQRKMQSTAAMKTEATQDSSDPLHQSKVNVVQSIRRFLSKYGFRCINELKLEEKTLHDDPSFVLNIIAGYVRTKHYSISNMEEREKQIRVKAEDVVNSTLPFPKRIILNWVLFHARRGVRHRENTRFARTKLFGVFRTLFRSIGKNLTALGLLKDQQDVFYLTTGELFAFVDGRGVTNHLAGLVELRRQEYDGYKKSIPPPERFITRGAVTPCLLYPAVLTDLDLLQDMETAASADPDTLTGTPCCPGVVEGVVRVVNTINETQGLDGEILVTARTDPGWVPLYPLCSGLVIERGSLLSHSAVVARELGLPTIVGVSGGLMKRLKTGMRVHMDAGRGRVTILRDNLDDKET; encoded by the exons ATGATGGTGACTGAGCAAGATTCGTCGTCGATTCCTATCATAATCGACTCTTTCTCCGAGTCATGTGACCACTCACTGGTGGGAGGAAAGGCTCGGAACCTTTGGTTGTTAGGGAAACGTGTGCCGGCCAGTCGAGTTCCTGATTGGTTCTGTGTCACCACCGAGGCATTTACTCAATTCATACAA gGCAACAAATTGAAGAACTCTCTTTCCGTTGACTCGTCTGATGTGAAGGGCAGCTCTGAGCGTGTAGGCTCACTCATAATGGACTCCGTGGTACCAGGTAGTTTGAAAGATGAGATAGCTCAGAGATTGGGGCAGTCTCCGTACAGTGATGGGTTTGTGGCGGTGAGGTCGAGTGGTACTGATGAGGACTCGTCAGCACATTCCTTTGCAG GTCAGTTTGAGAGCTACCTGTTTCAGAGTGGAGGAGATATGATTCTAAAAGCACTTAAGAAATGCTGGTCTTCCTGCTTCTCTGAGAGAGTCATGAGACATCGCCTTGACAATGGGATGCCCACTACTGGACTCAGAATGGCCGTCATTATTCAG gtgATGGTGAACTCTGCTGTGAGTGGGGTAGCGTTCTCTCGTCATCCTCTCTCCCCCATCACCAAGGATGCCGTACTAGTTGAGGCGGTCTATGGCCTAGGGGAGGGGCTTGTCAGTGGAGAGCTGGAGGCGGACAGATACGAG GTATCCCGACAAGACTTTAAAGTGGTGTCAGAACTTGCCGAGAAGCCGGAGAAGTTTGTGCAGGATGCTAGTGGTGGCCTGAGGCGTGAGAGTGTGGAGGAGGGACAGCAAAAGACAGCTGCACTGACGGATGAGCAGGCTGTGGCCATTGCTAAGTTACTAGTCGACTTGGAAGATGCGTTTGGCACTCCACTTGACTTTGAATGGGGCATAGAAAAAG CGGAGCTTTACAGTCTTCAAGCCCGACCGATTGTGACTCTCCCTCCCACATGTTTCTTTGACGGTTCTGTTCCCGGCAACAAGCCCCTCCTCTGGGACAATTCTAATATTGTAGAGAGCTACGCTGGAGTCACATCTCCACTCACGTTCTCGTTCATTTCTCACGTCTACATGGAG GTGTATGTTCTCACCCTCCGTGAAGTGGGTGTGCCCTCATCCATTGTGTCCGAACTACGTCCTAACCTCGAGAACATGTTGGGTCTCATCCGTGGCAACGTGTACTACAACATGATCAGCTGGTACCGTTGTCTCACTTGTATCCCCGTTGGAGACACGTCCAAGTACATGGAAACTATGATGGGAGTTAAACAG AACCTGGGGCCTGAGATGGATGCCATTCTTGGTAAGATAAGAGACACAGCACCCAAGTACTCACTCTGGGACAAaagcaag GTTTTTCTTTCGATGTTGCACAAGATCTACTACATTGACTCTCTAGTGAGCCAATTCTTTACTAACTTCAACACCCACTACGCTGATGCCCTGGCAACCGACTTTGACAACCTCTCTCTCCCTGAGCAAGTTGACTATATCAAGCATCTCTATAAG AACCTGATTGGTAAGTGGGAGGTTCCAGTGATGAACGACACATACGTCATGCTCTTCTTTGGCCTCTTAAAGAAGTTAGTTGGTCAGTGGATGAACCTGGACTCAGACAAG GCTCAGTCACTTCAAAATGATCTCCTCTGTGGACAGG GAGATGTTGAGAGCACAGAGCCAACCAAATCCCTCATGAGGATTGCCGAGTATATTGACACGTGTGAGCAGAGGGAGGAGCTGAGGGTGTGGTTTGCTCAGTGTCAGGCAGAGGTAATGGACATGCTCGCGGCTGAGGAAGGGAGGGTGGCAGCTATCAGAGAGAGGGCCAGGGTGGAGCCAATAGG ATCGACCGGCCTgaggcaaagaaagatgcaatCAACAGCTGCTATGAAAACTGAAGCGACCCAAGATTCGTCAGATCCACTGCATCAG TCTAAGGTGAATGTGGTCCAGTCCATTCGGAGGTTTCTAAGCAAGTATGGCTTCCGTTGTATCAACGAGCTGAAACTAGAAGAGAAGACTCTGCATGACGACCCAAGCTTTGTGCTGAACATTATAGCAG GCTACGTGCGTACTAAACATTACTCTATATCGAATATGGAGGAGAGAGAAAAGCAGATACGAGTTAAAGCTGAGGACGTTGTTAACTCCACTCTTCCTTTTCCCAAAAGAATCATCTTGAATTGGGTTTTGTTCCACGCCAGAAGGGGGGTCAGGCACCGGGAGAACACGAGGTTTGCTCGTACGAAATTATTCGGTGTCTTTCGTACACTGTTTCGGAGCATTGGGAAGAATTTGACAGCTCTAGGACTGCTGAAAGACCAACAG gacgTGTTTTATCTGACTACTGGGGAGCTATTTGCATTTGTTGATGGGAGAGGAGTGACCAATCATCTTGCAGGTCTTGTGGAGCTACGGCGCCAAGAATATGATGGATACAAGAAg AGTATACCACCCCCTGAGAGGTTCATAACGAGAGGGGCAGTGACCCCGTGCCTCCTCTACCCTGCTGTACTCACGGACCTTGACCTGCTACAAGATATGGAAACAGCTGCCTCAGCTGACCCCGACACTCTGACGGGCACCCCGTGTTGCCCTGGTGTagtggagggtgtggtcaggGTCGTGAATACCATTAATGAGACACAG GGTCTTGATGGTGAGATCCTGGTTACTGCTCGTACTGACCCCGGCTGGGTCCCCCTCTATCCTCTCTGCTCAGGACTAGTCATCGAGAGGGGAAG cCTCCTCTCTCATTCAGCTGTGGTTGCACGAGAACTCGGCCTACCCACAATAGTGGGTGTGTCGGGTGGTCTAATGAAAAGACTCAAGACAGGGATGAGGGTGCACATGGACGCAGGAAGGGGGCGTGTCACTATACTACGTGATAACCTTGACGACAAGGAAACTTAA
- the LOC135346097 gene encoding uncharacterized protein LOC135346097 gives MRLCGLVCFLLMLITSANTYCPPGFIYNTTGNSTGDDANCVCSKNMNGIVDCDQESGVARLAIGFCMSFDFDTNSTIIGKCPYNNNYTITELGTVSLYVTLPDNVSELEQFMCGEYHRRGFLCSCCDDHLESSMVSYSLDCIPCDHHETYYQLGRFALVVMRIVPVTVLYIVIILFDIRFMESPWSVFILYSQIIVNMLTFDRHLYSGLLYATDDNTFTAFVVKLVLAFYGVLNLNFIPNIIPPFCLNNLKWGRNELVIEYVAAIYPLMIIAAMYLCVHLHSRDFKLIVWPWKAIKYCLNFKLCCGMKRIVQRVTSQTIANSFSSFLILAFSKILFVSPYLIISVHTYDLNGTTINTTWFYNERPYSFFSHTNIPYFVFTITMLALFVLLPTLLTILYPIASRWCNRTPLSVKLFVESFYGWYKDGTEQGIRDFRALAGLHALLRIVIALSICLHIAFVNPLSPLANNQWVIPGVLFVACSMFFTLARPYKVLYMNQVESLFYALLGAISLLVTSHIGSYFAFILGTTPMLVFIGYTTYKAYNKLKSCYHQWN, from the coding sequence ATGAGGCTTTGTGGACTGGTCTGTTTCCTGCTGATGCTAATAACTTCTGCCAACACCTACTGCCCTCCTGGCTTCATCTACAACACCACTGGCAACTCTACTGGTGATGATGCGAactgtgtgtgcagtaaaAACATGAACGGAATTGTTGACTGTGACCAAGAGAGTGGAGTAGCTCGACTGGCCATCGGTTTCTGCATGAGTTTTGATTTTGATACCAACAGCACAATTATTGGTAAATGTCCTTATAACAATAACTACACCATTACAGAGCTGGGAACAGTTTCACTGTATGTGACCCTACCAGATAATGTGTCTGAGTTAGAACAGTTTATGTGCGGTGAATACCATCGTAGGGGCTTCTTGTGTTCTTGTTGTGATGATCATTTAGAATCATCAATGGTCTCTTACTCGTTGGATTGCATCCCTTGTGATCATCATGAAACCTACTACCAACTGGGACGTTTTGCTTTGGTTGTTATGAGGATTGTACCAGTCACTGTACTATACATTGTCATAATTTTGTTTGATATTCGCTTCATGGAGAGCCCATGGAGTGTGTTCATTCTGTACTCACAGATAATCGTGAACATGCTGACTTTTGACAGACACCTCTACTCTGGACTGTTGTATGCAACTGACGATAATACTTTTACAGCATTTGTAGTGAAACTTGTTCTTGCATTTTACGGTGTTTTGAATTTGAATTTCATTCCTAACATCATTCCACCATTCTGTCTTAACAATTTAAAATGGGGTAGGAATGAACTGGTTATTGAGTATGTTGCTGCAATCTACCCTTTGATGATAATAGCCGCTATGTACCTCTGTGTGCATCTTCACTCCCGAGATTTCAAGCTGATAGTGTGGCCATGGAAAGCTATAAAGTACTGCCTCAATTTCAAGCTCTGCTGTGGAATGAAACGAATTGTACAGAGAGTGACATCACAAACTATTGCTAACTCGTTTTCATCGTTTCTGATACTTGCATTTTCGAAAATATTATTTGTATCTCCTTACTTGATTATATCGGTACACACGTATGATCTAAATGGAACGACAATAAACACTACTTGGTTTTACAACGAAAGACCATATTCGTTCTTTAGCCATACTAACATTCCATACTTTGTGTTTACAATCACCATGCTCGCGTTGTTCGTACTGCTCCCTACTTTGTTGACAATCCTCTATCCAATTGCATCAAGGTGGTGCAATAGAACACCACTATCTGTGAAGTTGTTTGTAGAGAGCTTTTATGGTTGGTACAAAGATGGTACTGAACAGGGAATTCGAGATTTCAGAGCACTGGCTGGATTGCATGCTCTCTTACGAATTGTCATAGCACTCTCTATTTGTCTGCATATTGCGTTTGTGAATCCTCTCTCCCCACTAGCCAACAACCAGTGGGTGATACCAGGAGTGCTGTTTGTGGCCTGCTCAATGTTCTTCACTCTGGCTAGACCTTACAAGGTGCTCTATATGAACCAAGTTGAATCACTCTTTTACGCATTGCTTGGTGCTATTTCATTACTGGTGACTAGTCACATCGGTTCTTACTTTGCCTTTATTCTGGGCACCACTCCCATGCTGGTGTTCATCGGGTACACTACATACAAAGCATACAACAAGCTAAAGAGCTGCTACCATCAATGGAATTGA
- the LOC135346094 gene encoding rifampicin phosphotransferase-like isoform X2, with amino-acid sequence MMVTEQDSSSIPIIIDSFSESCDHSLVGGKARNLWLLGKRVPASRVPDWFCVTTEAFTQFIQGNKLKNSLSVDSSDVKGSSERVGSLIMDSVVPGSLKDEIAQRLGQSPYSDGFVAVRSSGTDEDSSAHSFAGQFESYLFQSGGDMILKALKKCWSSCFSERVMRHRLDNGMPTTGLRMAVIIQVMVNSAVSGVAFSRHPLSPITKDAVLVEAVYGLGEGLVSGELEADRYEVSRQDFKVVSELAEKPEKFVQDASGGLRRESVEEGQQKTAALTDEQAVAIAKLLVDLEDAFGTPLDFEWGIEKAELYSLQARPIVTLPPTCFFDGSVPGNKPLLWDNSNIVESYAGVTSPLTFSFISHVYMEVYVLTLREVGVPSSIVSELRPNLENMLGLIRGNVYYNMISWYRCLTCIPVGDTSKYMETMMGVKQNLGPEMDAILGKIRDTAPKYSLWDKSKVFLSMLHKIYYIDSLVSQFFTNFNTHYADALATDFDNLSLPEQVDYIKHLYKNLIGKWEVPVMNDTYVMLFFGLLKKLVGQWMNLDSDKAQSLQNDLLCGQGDVESTEPTKSLMRIAEYIDTCEQREELRVWFAQCQAEVMDMLAAEEGRVAAIRERARVEPIGSTGLRQRKMQSTAAMKTEATQDSSDPLHQSKVNVVQSIRRFLSKYGFRCINELKLEEKTLHDDPSFVLNIIAGYVRTKHYSISNMEEREKQIRVKAEDVVNSTLPFPKRIILNWVLFHARRGVRHRENTRFARTKLFGVFRTLFRSIGKNLTALGLLKDQQDVFYLTTGELFAFVDGRGVTNHLAGLVELRRQEYDGYKKSIPPPERFITRGAVTPCLLYPAVLTDLDLLQDMETAASADPDTLTGTPCCPGVVEGVVRVVNTINETQGLDGEILVTARTDPGWVPLYPLCSGLVIERGSCGCTRTRPTHNSGCVGWSNEKTQDRDEGAHGRRKGACHYTT; translated from the exons ATGATGGTGACTGAGCAAGATTCGTCGTCGATTCCTATCATAATCGACTCTTTCTCCGAGTCATGTGACCACTCACTGGTGGGAGGAAAGGCTCGGAACCTTTGGTTGTTAGGGAAACGTGTGCCGGCCAGTCGAGTTCCTGATTGGTTCTGTGTCACCACCGAGGCATTTACTCAATTCATACAA gGCAACAAATTGAAGAACTCTCTTTCCGTTGACTCGTCTGATGTGAAGGGCAGCTCTGAGCGTGTAGGCTCACTCATAATGGACTCCGTGGTACCAGGTAGTTTGAAAGATGAGATAGCTCAGAGATTGGGGCAGTCTCCGTACAGTGATGGGTTTGTGGCGGTGAGGTCGAGTGGTACTGATGAGGACTCGTCAGCACATTCCTTTGCAG GTCAGTTTGAGAGCTACCTGTTTCAGAGTGGAGGAGATATGATTCTAAAAGCACTTAAGAAATGCTGGTCTTCCTGCTTCTCTGAGAGAGTCATGAGACATCGCCTTGACAATGGGATGCCCACTACTGGACTCAGAATGGCCGTCATTATTCAG gtgATGGTGAACTCTGCTGTGAGTGGGGTAGCGTTCTCTCGTCATCCTCTCTCCCCCATCACCAAGGATGCCGTACTAGTTGAGGCGGTCTATGGCCTAGGGGAGGGGCTTGTCAGTGGAGAGCTGGAGGCGGACAGATACGAG GTATCCCGACAAGACTTTAAAGTGGTGTCAGAACTTGCCGAGAAGCCGGAGAAGTTTGTGCAGGATGCTAGTGGTGGCCTGAGGCGTGAGAGTGTGGAGGAGGGACAGCAAAAGACAGCTGCACTGACGGATGAGCAGGCTGTGGCCATTGCTAAGTTACTAGTCGACTTGGAAGATGCGTTTGGCACTCCACTTGACTTTGAATGGGGCATAGAAAAAG CGGAGCTTTACAGTCTTCAAGCCCGACCGATTGTGACTCTCCCTCCCACATGTTTCTTTGACGGTTCTGTTCCCGGCAACAAGCCCCTCCTCTGGGACAATTCTAATATTGTAGAGAGCTACGCTGGAGTCACATCTCCACTCACGTTCTCGTTCATTTCTCACGTCTACATGGAG GTGTATGTTCTCACCCTCCGTGAAGTGGGTGTGCCCTCATCCATTGTGTCCGAACTACGTCCTAACCTCGAGAACATGTTGGGTCTCATCCGTGGCAACGTGTACTACAACATGATCAGCTGGTACCGTTGTCTCACTTGTATCCCCGTTGGAGACACGTCCAAGTACATGGAAACTATGATGGGAGTTAAACAG AACCTGGGGCCTGAGATGGATGCCATTCTTGGTAAGATAAGAGACACAGCACCCAAGTACTCACTCTGGGACAAaagcaag GTTTTTCTTTCGATGTTGCACAAGATCTACTACATTGACTCTCTAGTGAGCCAATTCTTTACTAACTTCAACACCCACTACGCTGATGCCCTGGCAACCGACTTTGACAACCTCTCTCTCCCTGAGCAAGTTGACTATATCAAGCATCTCTATAAG AACCTGATTGGTAAGTGGGAGGTTCCAGTGATGAACGACACATACGTCATGCTCTTCTTTGGCCTCTTAAAGAAGTTAGTTGGTCAGTGGATGAACCTGGACTCAGACAAG GCTCAGTCACTTCAAAATGATCTCCTCTGTGGACAGG GAGATGTTGAGAGCACAGAGCCAACCAAATCCCTCATGAGGATTGCCGAGTATATTGACACGTGTGAGCAGAGGGAGGAGCTGAGGGTGTGGTTTGCTCAGTGTCAGGCAGAGGTAATGGACATGCTCGCGGCTGAGGAAGGGAGGGTGGCAGCTATCAGAGAGAGGGCCAGGGTGGAGCCAATAGG ATCGACCGGCCTgaggcaaagaaagatgcaatCAACAGCTGCTATGAAAACTGAAGCGACCCAAGATTCGTCAGATCCACTGCATCAG TCTAAGGTGAATGTGGTCCAGTCCATTCGGAGGTTTCTAAGCAAGTATGGCTTCCGTTGTATCAACGAGCTGAAACTAGAAGAGAAGACTCTGCATGACGACCCAAGCTTTGTGCTGAACATTATAGCAG GCTACGTGCGTACTAAACATTACTCTATATCGAATATGGAGGAGAGAGAAAAGCAGATACGAGTTAAAGCTGAGGACGTTGTTAACTCCACTCTTCCTTTTCCCAAAAGAATCATCTTGAATTGGGTTTTGTTCCACGCCAGAAGGGGGGTCAGGCACCGGGAGAACACGAGGTTTGCTCGTACGAAATTATTCGGTGTCTTTCGTACACTGTTTCGGAGCATTGGGAAGAATTTGACAGCTCTAGGACTGCTGAAAGACCAACAG gacgTGTTTTATCTGACTACTGGGGAGCTATTTGCATTTGTTGATGGGAGAGGAGTGACCAATCATCTTGCAGGTCTTGTGGAGCTACGGCGCCAAGAATATGATGGATACAAGAAg AGTATACCACCCCCTGAGAGGTTCATAACGAGAGGGGCAGTGACCCCGTGCCTCCTCTACCCTGCTGTACTCACGGACCTTGACCTGCTACAAGATATGGAAACAGCTGCCTCAGCTGACCCCGACACTCTGACGGGCACCCCGTGTTGCCCTGGTGTagtggagggtgtggtcaggGTCGTGAATACCATTAATGAGACACAG GGTCTTGATGGTGAGATCCTGGTTACTGCTCGTACTGACCCCGGCTGGGTCCCCCTCTATCCTCTCTGCTCAGGACTAGTCATCGAGAGGGGAAG CTGTGGTTGCACGAGAACTCGGCCTACCCACAATAGTGGGTGTGTCGGGTGGTCTAATGAAAAGACTCAAGACAGGGATGAGGGTGCACATGGACGCAGGAAGGGGGCGTGTCACTATACTACGTGA
- the LOC135346095 gene encoding DNA-binding protein P3A2-like yields MDQVSSTLGIPGEFSTQVSSGIPVEIVDPENQNVGRQNVSTEDMDISIDSEQKLDSTHLSMVSQTALNISSLSSSPAVRSTLQSSATPLKLAASGLRVHSSTQSTLDTLSNTDALEISADAIPTLGDNLGIDTSSTSLSMSTPRQMIGKFGIRLSPNSMLNDPSPTSSEDEFDSTDLLNQNLMQHAQDEVTQRLAQAGPIGVAAAAAILSSRKRKRAHSFETNPSVRKRHCSKLTKKLKETIEELTSRVGLQACIVTFRPGRPESKQDALFKVYGAAPLSTIINDLQPTIVSQMNTTLHTQTPQTIHAKTSGEPLHELPSLVFDGIPTPVHKMTQAQLRTFIPVMLKSSTGRGKPGWGKDAVKPAWWPVEVPWANVRSDIRVDAQKKALSWTDALRRIVLSCYLHHGRIDLLPEFTVEHLQQLLSPEAAQQLQQHLETLQQQQQQTPEGADILTAGGPVAVGTSPIDVESGTPQMAASTSQQVFTVDTGMGNCDSSGMPTLADASLAETASRLQQVADETGEVQYATQTVTVTDRDAKALGQPVGSTTTVLLTAYPGGHNGNNATHAEEGVLANPQDPTASGSFLTTQATPGAGNPPNIQVVYSASGVDGAISTPQTNSESFPTSTADSNVTNAAMQVSAANEYLTAAASQELLEATSNISTIPNRGDDGSTDLAAQLINQYTAGVVASDTGFGNKRGSEQNLIGSTSAELAPLEGDGAKTSET; encoded by the exons ATGGACCAAGTCTCAAGTACACTTGGAATTCCTGGAGAGTTCTCTACACAAGTCAGTAGTGGAATACCCGTGGAAATTGTTGACCCAGAAAATCAAAATGTTGGTCGGCAAAATGTTTCAACTGAAGACATGGACATTAGCATTGACTCAGAACAGAAATTGGACAGTACACATCTCTCCATGGTCTCACAAACTGCCTTGAACATTTCCTCACTTAGTTCCTCACCTGCTGTGAGGTCCACGCTTCAATCGTCGGCTACTCCATTGAAATTGGCCGCCAGTGGCTTAAGAGTCCATTCGTCGACACAGTCTACCCTCGACACATTGTCCAATACTGATGCTTTGGAGATCTCTGCGGATGCCATTCCTACTCTCGGTGATAACTTGGGAATCGATACCAGTAGTACTAGCCTTTCAATGAGCACACCTCGACAGATGATTGGAAAATTTGGAATCCGACTCAGTCCGAATTCAATGCTTAACGATCCATCACCGACAAGCTCTGAAGATGAATTCGATTCGACCGATTTGCTCAACCAGAATTTAATGCAGCATGCACAAGACGAAGTGACGCAGAGACTTGCCCAAGCTGGGCCCATTGGAGTAGCTGCAGCAGCTGCTATTTTATCAAGCAGGAAAAGAAAACGTGCTCACAGTTTTGAAACGAATCCATCGGTTCGAAAACGACATTGCTCCAAACTCACAAAAAAACTCAAAGAGACTATTGAAGAACTAACCTCCCGTGTTGGTCTACAAGCCTGTATAGTGACGTTCCGTCCTGGCAGGCCCGAATCGAAACAAGACGCCCTCTTCAAAGTGTACGGGGCAGCCCCTCTAAGTACGATCATTAATGACCTACAACCAACCATTGTTTCCCAGATGAACACCACCCTTCACACGCAGACCCCGCAAACTATCCACGCCAAAACTTCAGGCGAACCACTCCACGAACTACCCTCCCTCGTCTTTGATGGGATCCCTACTCCAGTTCACAAAATGACTCAGGCTCAATTGCGAACCTTCATTCCAGTTATGTTAAAATCCTCCACAGGCCGAGGCAAGCCGGGATGGGGCAAAGATGCTGTTAAACCCGCATGGTGGCCAGTTGAAGTTCCCTGGGCGAATGTTCGAAGCGATATTCGAGTAGATGCTCAAAAGAAAGCTTTGTCGTGGACTGATGCTCTTCGTAGGATCGTTCTCTCGTGTTACCTACACCATGGACGTATTGATCTACTGCCTGAGTTCACTGTGGAACATTTGCAACAGCTGCTGTCCCCTGAGGCTGCTCAGCAACTACAG CAACACCTTGAGACTCTTCAACAGCAGCAACAACAAACCCCCGAAGGTGCTGATATCCTTACGGCTGGCGGGCCTGTTGCCGTGGGAACGAGTCCGATTGATGTAGAGTCCGGAACTCCACAAATGGCGGCGAGCACCAGTCAACAGGTGTTTACCGTCGACACTGGAATGGGTAATTGTGACTCTTCGGGGATGCCCACTCTAGCTGATGCCAGCCTGGCAGAGACTGCCTCTCGACTAcaacag GTTGCTGATGAGACTGGCGAGGTGCAGTACGCTACTCAGACAGTCACAGTCACCGATCGTGATGCCAAAGCTCTCGGACAACCTGTCGGCTCTACCACAACCGTCCTCCTTACTGCCTACCCCGGGGGACACAATGGAAACAACGCCACACACGCAGAGGAAGGTGTTTTGGCTAATCCCCAAGACCCGACAGCTAGTGGCTCATTTTTAACCACGCAAGCTACTCCCGGAGCTGGTAACCCACCGAATATTCAAGTGGTTTACAGCGCATCTGGCGTGGACGGTGCTATCTCCACCCCACAGACCAACTCTGAATCCTTCCCGACATCGACTGCTGATTCGAACGTTACAAACGCCGCTATGCAAGTGTCAGCTGCTAACGAATATCTCACGGCAGCGGCAAGTCAAGAACTACTGGAGGCTACTTCGAATATCAGCACGATTCCCAATCGAGGCGATGATGGATCCACGGACTTGGCAGCACAGTTGATAAACCAATACACTGCTGGCGTTGTTGCAAGTGATACGGGATTCGGGAATAAGAGAGGAAGTGAACAAAATCTAATTGGCTCTACTTCTGCTGAGCTTGCACCTTTGGAGGGAGATGGTGCTAAAACGTCAGAAACGTGA